From one Cyanobacterium stanieri PCC 7202 genomic stretch:
- a CDS encoding hypothetical protein (PFAM: Protein of unknown function (DUF3539)~KEGG: cyt:cce_2716 hypothetical protein~SPTR: Putative uncharacterized protein), with translation MTTETYINHPTFGLLYRLCLIDKNEELFTTLYAQRLFFKVKVEQRETFFEPLTRSEAKLLMESKLRSLRSNGDWNAYKQMNAMYQRTFQ, from the coding sequence ATGACTACTGAAACATATATAAATCATCCTACTTTTGGACTACTTTATCGATTGTGCCTGATTGATAAGAATGAGGAACTATTTACCACCCTTTATGCTCAACGGCTATTTTTCAAAGTTAAAGTAGAACAAAGAGAGACTTTTTTTGAACCTTTGACGCGCTCAGAGGCGAAACTGTTGATGGAAAGTAAGTTAAGAAGTTTAAGAAGTAATGGAGATTGGAATGCTTATAAACAAATGAATGCAATGTATCAGC